The Pan troglodytes isolate AG18354 chromosome 7, NHGRI_mPanTro3-v2.0_pri, whole genome shotgun sequence genome has a window encoding:
- the C8H8orf89 gene encoding putative uncharacterized protein C8orf89 homolog isoform X1, with the protein MSVLSPEIKCETSKFTRSSFGSCFIFESSWKKAVLETQKIKKEYTTAFGLGELKECIKMPYLPGLQSCQKSVSSTPLEVPKRLPRADAEVSAVSCCSENMSNCLQVFYSPVHIAQQPVKERFWQSREAKED; encoded by the exons atgtcagTGCTATCTCCTGAAATCAAATGTGAGACTTCTAAATTCACCAGAAGTTCCTTTggcagttgttttatttttgagagtagTTGGAAGAAAGCAGTTTTAGAAACACAAAAGATTAAGAAAG AATATACCACAGCATTTGGTCTAGGAGAGCTCAAGGAATGTATCAAAATGCCATATTTACCAGGACTGCAAAGTTGCCAAAAAAGTGTAAGTTCAACTCCACTAGAGGTTCCTAAAAGACTGCCACGTGCTGATGCCGAGGTGTCTGCAGTCAG CTGTTGTAGTGAGAACATGTCAAATTGCctgcaagtattttattctcctgtGCACATTGCTCAGCAGCCTGTGAAGGAGCGGTTTTGGCAAAGCAGAGAA gCTAAAGAAGACTAA